A single Elaeis guineensis isolate ETL-2024a chromosome 15, EG11, whole genome shotgun sequence DNA region contains:
- the LOC105057915 gene encoding LOW QUALITY PROTEIN: BEL1-like homeodomain protein 2 (The sequence of the model RefSeq protein was modified relative to this genomic sequence to represent the inferred CDS: inserted 1 base in 1 codon): MGIATPPSPQPARPYLSPPKPVSRPPYRPNLPTSMSQGYHHGVFSFSYGFDRSASQEQQDPIAQQSRRDKLRVQGLDPGGHPLVPTEEEGEDSGIYESATTTAATAPRTNNMLSEIFSFPTMPATPTSDLLSSQISTSYRQPQRLGMMAGFSGDWYSANRQGVVLGGTNLSSFGDSTEKHHHGGSQQHHPMFGLNADSTAAMQLFLMNSTLPPLLQQHHHQRSPSPSPPAPPPTLRRHHHQAFQSFGDASFSGGVVESQGLSLSLSSSLQQFEMPKVEELRVQDGVLYNFNNQAQQQQDHHHLSLHLQGHGHGQPVRMGYGTTAVVNVLRNSKYARAVRELLEEFCSVVRGQLKGSRIGMNRGSSSNPNPSHGVGGGASSSVAGASSSSKDLPPLCPADRFEHQRKKAKLISMLDEVDRRYNHYCDQMQMVVNXFDSVMGFGAATPYTALAQKAMSRHFRCLKDAIAAQLKQTCELLGEKEAGSSSGLTKAETPRLRLVDPSLRQQKAFQQMGMMEQEAWRPQRGLPERSVNILRAWLFEHFLHPYPSDADKHLLARQTGLSRSQVSNWFINARVRLWKPMVEEMYQQEAKEEVGERERNEASHHQGALSPTLQQPQGQRLGTGAPSESDPYPAAPPASQHHHHLFATCSSNENPPPAVAHSSNGGAGGGDDTLLVRIVAPEFCGSDVQVGPTDDMYRNGTSSAATLGPAAPMRFGTAGDVSLTLGLRHVGGNASEKDRFSAKDFGGC, translated from the exons ATGGGAATAGCGACGCCGCCTTCTCCTCAGCCAGCTCGACCCTACCTTAGCCCACCGAAGCCCGTCTCGCGACCACCCTACAGGCCTAATTTGCCCACTTCTATGTCCCAAGGCTACCACCACGGCGTCTTCAGCTTCTCTTATGGCTTCGACCGGTCTGCCAGCCAAGAGCAGCAGGACCCCATCGCCCAGCAAAGCCGGCGGGACAAGCTAAGAGTGCAAGGACTCGATCCGGGCGGCCATCCGCTTGTCCCTacagaggaggaaggagaggactCTGGCATCTATGAGTCCGCCACCACCACTGCCGCCACCGCCCCCAGGACCAACAACATGCTTTCCGAGATTTTCAGCTTCCCGACCATGCCCGCTACTCCCACTTCTGACCTGCTCTCCAGCCAGATCTCCACGAGCTACCGCCAACCCCAGAGGCTGGGGATGATGGCCGGCTTCTCGGGGGACTGGTACAGTGCCAACCGACAAGGGGTGGTGCTGGGTGGTACTAACTTGAGCTCGTTTGGTGACTCCACGGAGAAGCACCACCATGGAGGCAGCCAGCAGCATCATCCGATGTTTGGGCTGAACGCCGACTCCACAGCAGCGATGCAGCTGTTTCTAATGAATTCGACACTGCCGCCATTGCTGCAGCAGCATCATCACCAAAGGTCACCATCCCCATCACCACCAGCTCCTCCTCCCACTCTCCGCCGCCACCACCACCAAGCCTTCCAGTCCTTCGGTGATGCATCCTTCAGCGGCGGTGTGGTGGAGAGCCAGGGTCTATCATTATCGTTATCATCATCACTGCAGCAATTCGAGATGCCAAAAGTTGAGGAGCTGAGGGTTCAAGATGGGGTGCTGTATAACTTCAACAATCAAGCACAACAGCAGCAGGACCACCACCACCTTTCGCTCCACTTACAAGGTCATGGTCATGGCCAGCCGGTGCGCATGGGGTACGGAACGACGGCAGTGGTGAATGTGCTCAGGAACTCCAAGTATGCCAGGGCGGTTCGGGAGCTCTTGGAAGAGTTCTGCAGTGTTGTGAGGGGCCAATTGAAGGGAAGTAGGATAGGGATGAACCGCGGCAGCTcttcaaaccctaaccctagccaTGGAGTTGGGGGCGGCGCTTCTAGCTCCGTTGCCGGGGCCTCTTCATCTTCTAAGGACCTCCCTCCTTTGTGTCCTGCTGATAGGTTCGAGCACCAGAGGAAGAAGGCCAAGCTCATCTCCATGCTTGATGAG GTCGACAGAAGATACAACCATTACTGTGACCAGATGCAGATGGTGGTGA TTTTCGACTCAGTCATGGGCTTTGGGGCTGCGACACCGTACACTGCGCTTGCCCAGAAGGCCATGTCACGCCATTTCCGGTGTCTCAAGGATGCAATTGCCGCACAATTGAAGCAGACATGCGAGCTCCTCGGAGAGAAGGAAGCTGGGAGCAGCTCAGGCCTGACCAAGGCGGAGACCCCAAGGCTTCGGTTGGTAGACCCAAGCCTACGGCAACAGAAAGCTTTCCAGCAGATGGGAATGATGGAACAGGAGGCTTGGAGGCCTCAGCGCGGCCTGCCGGAACGCTCAGTGAATATTCTGAGAGCTTGGCTTTTTGAGCATTTTCTTCACCC GTACCCAAGTGACGCAGATAAGCATCTGTTGGCAAGGCAGACAGGTTTATCAAGAAGTCAG GTCTCCAACTGGTTTATTAACGCCAGAGTCAGACTATGGAAGCCCATGGTGGAGGAGATGTACCAACAAGAAGCCAAGGAGGAGGTAGGGGAGAGAGAAAGGAATGAAGCAAGCCACCACCAGGGAGCATTGTCACCAACACTGCAGCAGCCCCAAGGCCAAAGACTGGGCACCGGTGCGCCATCCGAAAGCGACCCATATCCGGCTGCGCCTCCCGCAAGCCAGCACCACCACCACCTGTTCGCTACCTGCTCCTCCAATGAAAACCCACCACCTGCGGTGGCCCATTCGTCCAACGGTGGTGCAGGAGGCGGTGACGACACCCTCCTCGTCCGCATCGTTGCACCGGAGTTCTGTGGGTCCGACGTGCAGGTGGGACCCACCGATGACATGTATCGAAATGGGACCTCGTCGGCCGCCACGTTGGGTCCTGCTGCACCGATGAGGTTCGGGACTGCTGGTGATGTGTCGCTAACTCTTGGGCTACGGCATGTTGGGGGCAACGCTTCGGAGAAGGACCGGTTCTCGGCTAAGGACTTCGGTGGTTGTTAG